In the genome of Panthera uncia isolate 11264 chromosome B3 unlocalized genomic scaffold, Puncia_PCG_1.0 HiC_scaffold_1, whole genome shotgun sequence, one region contains:
- the GMFB gene encoding glia maturation factor beta isoform X4 translates to MSESLVVCDVAEDLVEKLRKFRFRKETNNAAIIMKIDKDKRLVVLDEELEGISPDELKDELPERQPRFIVYSYKYQHDDGRVSYPLCFIFSSPVGCKPEQQMMYAGSKNKLVQTAELTKAPSRAFC, encoded by the exons agtgAGTCTTTGGTGGTTTGTGATGTTGCTGAAGATTTAGTGGAAAAGCTGAGAAAATTTCGTTTTCGCAAAGAAACGAACAATGCTGCCATCATAA tgaagaTTGATAAGGATAAACGCCTGGTGGTACTGGATGAAGAGCTCGAG GGCATTTCACCGGATGAACTTAAAGATGAACTGCCTGAACGACAACCTCG CTTCATTGTGTATAGTTATAAATACCAACATGATGATGGAAGAGTTTCATATcctctgtgctttattttctccAGTCCTGTTG GATGTAAGCCTGAACAACAGATGATGTATGCTGGGAGTAAGAATAAGTTAGTCCAAACAGCTGAACTAACCAAG GCCCCGAGTCGAGCTTTctgctga
- the GMFB gene encoding glia maturation factor beta isoform X2: MSESLVVCDVAEDLVEKLRKFRFRKETNNAAIIMKIDKDKRLVVLDEELEGISPDELKDELPERQPRFIVYSYKYQHDDGRVSYPLCFIFSSPVGCKPEQQMMYAGSKNKLVQTAELTKLPPSGHLGGAVG, from the exons agtgAGTCTTTGGTGGTTTGTGATGTTGCTGAAGATTTAGTGGAAAAGCTGAGAAAATTTCGTTTTCGCAAAGAAACGAACAATGCTGCCATCATAA tgaagaTTGATAAGGATAAACGCCTGGTGGTACTGGATGAAGAGCTCGAG GGCATTTCACCGGATGAACTTAAAGATGAACTGCCTGAACGACAACCTCG CTTCATTGTGTATAGTTATAAATACCAACATGATGATGGAAGAGTTTCATATcctctgtgctttattttctccAGTCCTGTTG GATGTAAGCCTGAACAACAGATGATGTATGCTGGGAGTAAGAATAAGTTAGTCCAAACAGCTGAACTAACCAAG CTCCCtccatcggggcacctgggtggtgcagttggttaa
- the GMFB gene encoding glia maturation factor beta isoform X1 has translation MSESLVVCDVAEDLVEKLRKFRFRKETNNAAIIMKIDKDKRLVVLDEELEGISPDELKDELPERQPRFIVYSYKYQHDDGRVSYPLCFIFSSPVGCKPEQQMMYAGSKNKLVQTAELTKVFEIRNTEDLTEEWLREKLGFFH, from the exons agtgAGTCTTTGGTGGTTTGTGATGTTGCTGAAGATTTAGTGGAAAAGCTGAGAAAATTTCGTTTTCGCAAAGAAACGAACAATGCTGCCATCATAA tgaagaTTGATAAGGATAAACGCCTGGTGGTACTGGATGAAGAGCTCGAG GGCATTTCACCGGATGAACTTAAAGATGAACTGCCTGAACGACAACCTCG CTTCATTGTGTATAGTTATAAATACCAACATGATGATGGAAGAGTTTCATATcctctgtgctttattttctccAGTCCTGTTG GATGTAAGCCTGAACAACAGATGATGTATGCTGGGAGTAAGAATAAGTTAGTCCAAACAGCTGAACTAACCAAG gtaTTTGAAATAAGAAACACCGAAGACCTAACTGAAGAATGGTTACGTGAGAAACTTGGATTTTTCCACTAA
- the GMFB gene encoding glia maturation factor beta isoform X3 yields the protein MSESLVVCDVAEDLVEKLRKFRFRKETNNAAIIMKIDKDKRLVVLDEELEGISPDELKDELPERQPRFIVYSYKYQHDDGRVSYPLCFIFSSPVGCKPEQQMMYAGSKNKLVQTAELTKTDNTGIYRI from the exons agtgAGTCTTTGGTGGTTTGTGATGTTGCTGAAGATTTAGTGGAAAAGCTGAGAAAATTTCGTTTTCGCAAAGAAACGAACAATGCTGCCATCATAA tgaagaTTGATAAGGATAAACGCCTGGTGGTACTGGATGAAGAGCTCGAG GGCATTTCACCGGATGAACTTAAAGATGAACTGCCTGAACGACAACCTCG CTTCATTGTGTATAGTTATAAATACCAACATGATGATGGAAGAGTTTCATATcctctgtgctttattttctccAGTCCTGTTG GATGTAAGCCTGAACAACAGATGATGTATGCTGGGAGTAAGAATAAGTTAGTCCAAACAGCTGAACTAACCAAG ACTGATAATACTGGAATCTACAGAATTTGA
- the CNIH1 gene encoding protein cornichon homolog 1 has product MAFTFAAFCYMLALLLTAALIFFAIWHIIAFDELKTDYKNPIDQCNTLNPLVLPEYLIHAFFCVMFLCAAEWLTLGLNMPLLAYHIWRYMSRPVMSGPGLYDPTTIMNADILAYCQKEGWCKLAFYLLAFFYYLYGMIYVLVSS; this is encoded by the exons ATGGCGTTCACGTTCGCGGCCTTCTGCTACATGCTGGCGCTGCTGCTCACCGCCGCGCTTATCTTCTTCGCCATCTGGCAC attatagCATTTGATGAACTGAAGACTGATTACAAGAATCCCATAGACCAGTGTAATACCCTGAATCCT CTCGTACTTCCAGAGTACCTCATCCATGCTTTCTTCTGTGTCATGTTTCTTTGTGCAGCAGAATGGCTTACGCTGGGTCTCAATATGCCCCTCTTGGCATACCATATTTGGAG GTATATGAGTAGGCCAGTGATGAGTGGACCAGGACTCTATGACCCTACAACCATCATGAATGCAGACATTTTAGCGTATTGTCAGAAAGAAGGCTGGTGCAAATTGGCTTTTTATCTTCTAGCATTTTTTTACTACCTATACGG catGATCTATGTTTTGGTGAGCTCTTAG